The following nucleotide sequence is from Azoarcus sp. CIB.
CCAACCTCGAAGTCCGGGCCGTACCTGCGCATTCCGGGCATCGGAGACCGTGGCGCACGCCCTGCCTCCTGCTCGGGTACGTCCCGCATGCCAGCTCGGGTTCCCGGACTGCAACCACTGATTGGGTTCGCCAAGGAAATGCCTGGCCAACCCATTTGCATCAGTCCGCTTTTCGCCCGAGCATTTTTACGCACGAAGAGGACGCATGAATGATGCCAATCGTCAGGTGTATTCGTATTGATGTGTCTCTGGATGTAACGTTATGCGCCTGGCATACGTACGCACTTTCTGACAATGCATATGTATTTTTCAAACGACATCAACATAGACTGCATTCTCGAAAACTCTTGAGTACCCTTGTCATCGGAGTCACGTTTATCGCTTTCGATGCAACTTGGTGACGGAAAAGTCAGCCATGAAGTACCGGGAGGCGTGTAGGAAATCGCCGCATGTGACGATTATTGGACGACATGAGCGCATGGAGGCGAAGGTTTGGGTCAATTGGCCCATTCGCAGCAAAGCGTGCCACCGGCTGAACGCGGATGTTCGTGTGCATCGCGTGGAACTCCTAAATCGACCTCAAGCGCTTCCCATCGCGCGCCCGGATAATGCTGTTCGCATTCTTTTCAGCTGGATGATCTAAGCCGCGTTGAAGACTCAACCGCACATGTCAAATTATTCGACACTCGCCTTCCGGCCACGCATCACACTGCGAGTCGCGCAAAATCCCCAGCGGGGGTCGTGCCTGGGGCGGAAAAGGTGACGAGGTGTGTCATGGGCATTTTGCGCGAGCGCGCCGATCAGAGGCAGAATTAGCAACAAGCGTCGAGAAGCCCGGACGGACCCAAGGAGCACGCGTGGACGACTATCGCAAGGCCTTCGTAATTGTCGTGGCGACGCTCTTCGCCCTCGCCCTTTACTGGATGCTCGCTCCCTTCTGGGGCGCCCTTGCGTGGGGCATTTGCCTCGCCTATCTGCTGGCACCGGTGCATCGCAGACTGACCCGCAAGCTCAAGGGACGCGCTGACCTCTCTGCCGGGATCATCACCGTGCTTGTTCCCGTCATCCTTGCAGGCCCGCTGGTCAGCCTTGGCATCGCATTCGCAAATCAGGTGACGGAGCTGATCACCCGTCTCCAGGCGGAGGAATTGCGGTTCGATATCCATCTGCTCGCGCAACTGGAGCAATACCCGATCATCGGAAGTCTGGTCGAATGGCTGCGCCAGAACATCACTGCGACCACCGAACAGCTCCAACGCTGGCTGGCGAGCGGCACCCAGATGCTGCTGAAGTCGCTGGCAGCGACGGGCGGAAATTTTGTTCTCAGTGCCCTGGGTACGGTCGTGCACTTTTTCATGATGCTGTTCCTGCTCTTCTTCCTGCTGCGCGACGGCCCGAAGCTGCTTGCCCGCGTCGTGCGCCTGGTCCCGATGGAAGCGCAGCGCAAGGGAGAGTTGCTCCATTTGATCGGCGACACGACACGCGCCGTCGTCTACGGCACCGGGCTGACGGCTCTTGCCCAAGGGGCACTGGTGGGCATCGGCTTCGCGATGGCGGGCTTGCCTTCTGCGGTCGTGTTCGGTGTGCTGGCCGCGGTTCTTGCGCTGCTGCCGATCGGCGGTGCTGCAGTCGTCTGGGTGCCGGGGGTCCTTGTCCTGGCCGCCAACGCCGATTGGGGCTGGGCGATCTTCATGTTGATCTGGGGGCTGGTCGTGTCGGTTTCCGACAACCTGCTGCGGCCATTGCTGATTTCGAGCCAGGCACCGGTGTCGATGCTCGCGGTTTTCGTCGGCGTCATCGGCGGCATCTCGGCCTTTGGCCTCATCGGCCTCATTATCGGCCCGGTACTGCTCACGGTCCTTGTCGCCCTCCTGCGCTTCCTCGCCGATCACTTGTCGGACCAGGCGTGAGCGCCGGCGCAGAATTGAAAAAGCCCCGACTCGCGGGGCTTCTTCCTTACCTACTTACGATTGCCTGAGGGCTTACGCAGCCTTCTTCGGGTGAGACGTCACCGGGGCCATCATTTTCGTCGTCGCTTCGCCGACCGCTTTGGCGTTGGCTTCGAACATGCTGTTTGTGTCCTTCACAAATTTGGAGAACATGTCGAACCCCGCATTCGAGCCGGCTTTGGCGCTCGCGTCGAAGCCGAGTGTCGCGAAGTACGAAGTCACGAGTTGGGCGATCTGTTGCTGCGAATCGGCGGCAATCTCCTGCACGCTGCGAAAGTAGGCCGCGCAGTGCTCGGTTGCCGGGGTGTTGATAGCGGTCTGCAGGTTCTTGAGGTCGCTGACATCCTTGGCCTGCAGCAGACTGTTCGACGCAGCGAAGGTGTCTTCCAGTGCGACGCGAGCCACATTCAGGTTCAGGGCAGCCAGTCGCTCGACGCCGGAAAAGGCGACCTGCGACAGCGCCATCAAAGCGTTGGTATAGGTCTTGGCAGCGCGGATTTGTTCGGGTGTGGTGGTTTGCATTATGTCTTTCCTTGTGGGAATTGCCGCGTAAAGTGGTCTGGAATGAAATCAGCGCCAGATTGCTCGCTGTCTTCGGGTACCAGTTTTTATGTTGCGACGCAGCACGCACTTACAGTGTGGCCCCATTGGGCTGAGAGTCAAGCCTTATATTTCGAGCCGGCAATGCGGGGCGAAATCGCCGATCTATAGTTAATGGAGAGCCGTATTTGGGAGGGGTTGGATATGCTCCGGAAATTGATGCTCATCGTCCCGTTCATGCTCTACGGGCATCTCGCTGATGCCGGCGAAACCATGCGCGACGCGTCCCGCGGCGAGTTGTTGTACGCGACGCATTGCGAGGCCTGCCACAACCGTGATGTCCATTGGCGGGACAAGCGGGTCGTCACCGACTGGACAAGCCTCAGGCTGGAAGTGCGCCGCTGGCAGGATGTCGCCGGGGCGGGCTGGGGCAACGAGGACATCGAGGAGGTTGCGCGCTACCTGAATGCGCTGCTCTACCGCTTCCCCGCCCGGGACTGAGCGGGGACCTTGCAACGCCAATCGATTCAGGAGCTGTGAGCGTGGAATTCAGGGATTACTACCAGATCCTCGGTGTGGCGAAGACTGCGACCGCCGATGAGGTTAAGAAGGCCTACCGCAGGTTGGCGCGCAAATATCATCCGGATGTCAGCAAGGAGCCGGAGGCGGACAAGCACATGAAGGAGGTCAACGAGGCCAACGCCGTGCTTTCCGATCCGGAAAAGCGCGCGGCCTACGACCAGCTGGGCAGCCGTTATCGCGCCGGTCAGGAGTTTCAGCCGCCACCGGATTGGGACGCGGGATTCGAGTTTTCGGGGCGCGGTCCGTCGCCCGCGGACGATGCGGACTTCAGCGACTTTTTCGCCAACCTGTTCGGCCACACGGGCCGCGCCCGGCACGGCACCGACGATTTCCGGATGCGCGGCCAGGACCGCCACGCCAAGATACTGATCGATCTGGCCGACACCTATCACGGGGCAACCCGGACGATCGCCCTGCATGTTCCCCAGGCGGATGAACACGGCCGCGTCGGGGTCAGGGAGCACACCCTGCACGTGCAGATTCCCAAAGGCGTGAAGGAAGGCCAGCATATCCGCCTGAGCGGCCAGGGCAGCCCCGGTCTGGGCGGCAGCCCGGCGGGCGACCTGTTTCTGGAAGTGCAATTCACGCCCGACGCACGCTATCGCATCGAGGGGCGGGATGTCTTTCAGACGCTCCCGGTGACGCCGTGGGAAGCCGCGCTGGGGGCGTCCATCGAAGCTCCCACGCCCTCGGGTCCGGTGCAGGTGAAAGTGCCGGGGGGCTCGCAAAGCGGCCGCAAACTGCGCCTGAAAGGACGCGGGATACCGGGAACGCCGCCGGGCGATCTGTATCTGGTGCTGGACGTCGTGCTGCCGCCTGCAGACAGCGACAAGGCCCGCGAGATCTATGCAACCATGGCGCGGGAACTGGACTTCGATCCCCGTGGATAAGTGAGGGAGTGAGCCGTGACGCAAAATGAGGTCGTGACGGGCGTCCTGGTGGACGAAGTCACCCTGACCCTGGAAGAGGCGGCGCAAGCCTGCGGGGTCGAGCCGCAGTGGATTGTCGAGCGGGTCGAGGCCGGATTTCTCGGCGACGGTTCAGTACAGATGACGTACTGGCGCTTCGCCAGCCACGACCTGACGCGGGCTCGGCGCATGCGGCAGCTCGAATCCGCCTTCGATGCCGTGCCGGAATTGGCCGCCCTGGTGGTCGATTTGCAGGAGGAAGTCGCGCGTTTGAGGCGACGGATCGGGGCCACCTGATTCCTCGATGCCGGCCACTAGCCGGCGCCCTTGGCGAACTGTTTGGCCATGAAGGTCCAGATCATGCGTGACGCGTCCGGGCCTTTCGGGTCACTGTAGCGCTGTCCCGCGGCGCCGCCACTCCACGCATGGCCAAGCCCGGTGACCTCGCACAGGGTCGCGATCAGTTGGCCGCGCGTTCGGTAGTCGGTAATCGTTGCGGCGTAGCGCGTGCCGCGCTGCACGGTGCGCGGCGTGCCCGCCTTTGCACCCGCCCGGGCGGCCCACAGCCGTGCCGCCTCGGCGCCATTGCCGGGCGCGACGACGTAATCGGCGGTGCCATGGATGACCAGTAGCGCTGGCGACCGTGTTCCGGCAGCGATTGGCGCGAGTGCGGTGCCTGCGACCCGGCGCCCGCGCATGGCCCGCAAGGCGGTGGCCGATGAATGCGCGACGCCCGTTCCGACACCCGAATGCATCGCGATCGCCCGAAAACGCTGCGGGTGACGGACCGCCATCAGCGCGGCCATCCCCGCACCCGCTGATAGCCCGGCCAGCGCGATGCGCTCCGGGTCGACCGCTTGCAGCAGGCAAACCTGATCTATCGCCGCGTCGATGGCGCCTGCCTCGGCCTGCGCCCGGCCGGAGCGCGTGTCATACCAATTCCAGCAACCTTGCGCATTCGAAAGGCGGTCCTGCTCGGGGTACAGCACGAAGAAGCGTTCGCGCGCGGCGATCCGGTTCATCTTGCTGCTGGTGGCCAGGGCTTCCGCGCCCTGCCAGCAGCCGTGCAGCATCACCACGAGCGGCAGGCGCTCTTCGCGCCGCACGCCGGGAGGCTTGTAGAGCCAGTAACGCCGGGCGCCCGCGGTGCCGATGGCGAGCCCCGCGCTCCAGTCGCCGACGATTTGCGCGCTGCGCTTTTCCGCGACACGCTTCGCCGGCGCGCGTTTTTTCGCCGCTGCGGGTTTGCGCGCGGGCTTTGCCTTCAGCGCCTGGGTGATCGCCTTCGAACCGGCGCGAATCGCCGTCCGCGTCATCGCCGTCAGTGCCCGCTGGAAGGATCGACTCAAGAGGGCATTTCGCCTGCGTCGTGCCATGCCTTCAGCGCTCGATCATCAATGTAGCAACAGCAGCGGCGCCTGCCTGGCCGTTATTTCGCATGCACGCGCACCTCGACCAGGTGTTCCTGCCGGTCATCGACCAGCGGAATCGCCTTGTCGGGGCGCTCGACACCGTCCACCGTCACGCTCGTCACGCCGCTTTCACGGTCGTCGCCGACACGCATTTGCGCGACGGCGATGTGATAGACGGTATCCCGATAGCGGTAGTGGATCTTGTACGCGTGCCAGTCCGCGGGCAGGCAGGGTGCGAGATGCAGGATGTCGCCCGCCAGCCTCAGGCCCAGCAGCGACTCCACGATCAGCCGGTACATCCACCCCGCCGAGCCGGTGTACCAGCTCCAGCCGCCGCGGCCGATGTGCGGCGCGAGCGCGTAGACGTCGGCCGCGACCACGTAGGGTTCGGTCTTGTAGGTGGCGACGCCCTGCGCCGATAGCGCGTGATTGACCGGGTTGATCAGGGTCAGCAGCTCCCAGGCGCGCGCGCCGTCACCCAGCGCGGCAAACGCCATGGCCGCCCAGATCGCGCCGTGGGTGTACTGCCCGCCGTTCTCGCGCACG
It contains:
- a CDS encoding AI-2E family transporter, encoding MDDYRKAFVIVVATLFALALYWMLAPFWGALAWGICLAYLLAPVHRRLTRKLKGRADLSAGIITVLVPVILAGPLVSLGIAFANQVTELITRLQAEELRFDIHLLAQLEQYPIIGSLVEWLRQNITATTEQLQRWLASGTQMLLKSLAATGGNFVLSALGTVVHFFMMLFLLFFLLRDGPKLLARVVRLVPMEAQRKGELLHLIGDTTRAVVYGTGLTALAQGALVGIGFAMAGLPSAVVFGVLAAVLALLPIGGAAVVWVPGVLVLAANADWGWAIFMLIWGLVVSVSDNLLRPLLISSQAPVSMLAVFVGVIGGISAFGLIGLIIGPVLLTVLVALLRFLADHLSDQA
- a CDS encoding phasin family protein, with the translated sequence MQTTTPEQIRAAKTYTNALMALSQVAFSGVERLAALNLNVARVALEDTFAASNSLLQAKDVSDLKNLQTAINTPATEHCAAYFRSVQEIAADSQQQIAQLVTSYFATLGFDASAKAGSNAGFDMFSKFVKDTNSMFEANAKAVGEATTKMMAPVTSHPKKAA
- a CDS encoding DnaJ C-terminal domain-containing protein: MEFRDYYQILGVAKTATADEVKKAYRRLARKYHPDVSKEPEADKHMKEVNEANAVLSDPEKRAAYDQLGSRYRAGQEFQPPPDWDAGFEFSGRGPSPADDADFSDFFANLFGHTGRARHGTDDFRMRGQDRHAKILIDLADTYHGATRTIALHVPQADEHGRVGVREHTLHVQIPKGVKEGQHIRLSGQGSPGLGGSPAGDLFLEVQFTPDARYRIEGRDVFQTLPVTPWEAALGASIEAPTPSGPVQVKVPGGSQSGRKLRLKGRGIPGTPPGDLYLVLDVVLPPADSDKAREIYATMARELDFDPRG
- a CDS encoding chaperone modulator CbpM — protein: MTQNEVVTGVLVDEVTLTLEEAAQACGVEPQWIVERVEAGFLGDGSVQMTYWRFASHDLTRARRMRQLESAFDAVPELAALVVDLQEEVARLRRRIGAT
- a CDS encoding PHB depolymerase family esterase, producing the protein MARRRRNALLSRSFQRALTAMTRTAIRAGSKAITQALKAKPARKPAAAKKRAPAKRVAEKRSAQIVGDWSAGLAIGTAGARRYWLYKPPGVRREERLPLVVMLHGCWQGAEALATSSKMNRIAARERFFVLYPEQDRLSNAQGCWNWYDTRSGRAQAEAGAIDAAIDQVCLLQAVDPERIALAGLSAGAGMAALMAVRHPQRFRAIAMHSGVGTGVAHSSATALRAMRGRRVAGTALAPIAAGTRSPALLVIHGTADYVVAPGNGAEAARLWAARAGAKAGTPRTVQRGTRYAATITDYRTRGQLIATLCEVTGLGHAWSGGAAGQRYSDPKGPDASRMIWTFMAKQFAKGAG